GCTGGGCGACCGATCCTGGGCACATGCGCGGGGATGATACTGCTCGCCAAGGACATCGTGGGCAGCGAGCAGGCGCGCATCGGGGTCATGGACATCCACGTCCGGCGCAACAGCTTCGGCCGACAGGTGGACAGCTTCGAGGTGCCCTTGTCGATTCCGGCGCTCGGGGGCGACCCGTTTCCGGGCGTGTTCATCCGAGCGCCGCACATCGAATCGGCAGAGCCCTGTGTGGAAGTGCTCGCCCGCTTCGGGGATCGGATCGTCTTCGCACGGCAAGGCAATCTGTTGGCGGCGTCATTCCACCCGGAGTTGACCAGCGACCACAGGGTCCACCAACTGCTCTTGAGCATCTCCTGAGTTCGCGGGCTGCTTGTGTGGCACCTCCGTTCAGTTGTCAGTCGCACGTCGCACACCGGCTGACGCAGATCGTAGCGTCGGTACCAGAATGGGAACACCTCACCGATGAGCCTAGTCGTACAGAAGTATGGCG
This Candidatus Poribacteria bacterium DNA region includes the following protein-coding sequences:
- the pdxT gene encoding pyridoxal 5'-phosphate synthase glutaminase subunit PdxT gives rise to the protein MSHRVGVLALQGAVGPHVRAIDAAGGSATLVRTPDQIERVDSLILPGGESTTIGMLAERFGLMEPIRRFAGAGRPILGTCAGMILLAKDIVGSEQARIGVMDIHVRRNSFGRQVDSFEVPLSIPALGGDPFPGVFIRAPHIESAEPCVEVLARFGDRIVFARQGNLLAASFHPELTSDHRVHQLLLSIS